In the Actinomycetota bacterium genome, one interval contains:
- the hemC gene encoding hydroxymethylbilane synthase: MTARVRVGTRPSPLAITQAQLAVSALRDAGRAVGLEVETELVEISTTGDVVVDRPFTEIGTKGIFTSELQEALADGRVDVAVHSAKDLTGSHPSGLEICVVLPRADVRDVVVSRTGGGLGELPASARVGTSSVRRRALLGESWPGLRPVDLRGNVGTRVRKVMDGEVDAAVLAAAGLMRLRLADVIVQWLDPRTFCPSPGQGIIAIEAASDRVRSDLAWVRGADDDATRAAFEAERALVAAVEGGCTVPLGAWARLEDGGLACDAFVGSVDGARVVRASRTGPSTDPGSVGRAAAEALLEAGAGPLLTDLGRPGGSSGPR; this comes from the coding sequence GTGACGGCGCGCGTGCGCGTCGGGACGCGACCCAGCCCCCTCGCGATCACGCAGGCTCAGCTCGCGGTATCGGCGCTGCGCGACGCCGGACGGGCGGTCGGGCTGGAGGTCGAGACGGAGCTCGTGGAGATCTCGACGACCGGCGACGTCGTGGTGGACCGTCCGTTCACCGAGATCGGGACGAAGGGGATCTTCACCTCCGAGCTCCAGGAGGCGCTGGCCGACGGGCGCGTCGATGTGGCCGTGCACAGCGCGAAGGACCTGACCGGCTCCCACCCGTCCGGGCTCGAGATCTGCGTGGTCCTGCCGCGGGCCGACGTCCGGGACGTGGTCGTCTCGCGGACGGGGGGCGGGCTCGGCGAGCTGCCCGCGTCCGCCCGGGTCGGGACGTCGTCCGTGCGTCGCCGGGCGTTGCTCGGCGAGTCGTGGCCCGGGCTGCGTCCGGTGGACCTGCGAGGCAACGTGGGGACGCGGGTCCGCAAGGTGATGGACGGCGAGGTCGACGCCGCGGTCCTGGCCGCGGCTGGGCTCATGCGGCTCAGACTCGCCGACGTCATCGTCCAGTGGCTGGACCCCCGCACCTTCTGTCCGTCCCCCGGACAGGGGATCATCGCGATCGAGGCCGCCTCCGACCGGGTCCGTTCCGACCTCGCTTGGGTGAGGGGAGCCGACGACGACGCGACCCGGGCGGCCTTCGAGGCCGAGCGGGCCCTCGTCGCCGCGGTGGAGGGCGGCTGCACCGTCCCGTTGGGCGCGTGGGCCCGCCTGGAGGACGGCGGCCTGGCCTGCGACGCCTTCGTCGGATCGGTGGACGGGGCGCGGGTCGTGCGCGCCTCTCGGACCGGACCGTCCACCGACCCCGGGTCGGTCGGACGCGCGGCCGCCGAGGCGCTCCTCGAGGCGGGAGCCGGACCCCTGCTCACGGACCTGGGACGCCCCGGGGGGTCTTCCGGCCCGCGGTAG